Below is a window of Penaeus vannamei isolate JL-2024 chromosome 30, ASM4276789v1, whole genome shotgun sequence DNA.
CTTTACAAGGAAACCTAATAGATAacacaataaatgtatatatataataaaccagTCGCAAGTATccatattttttaaaactatcaCAGCATCATTCTAGTGTGATAAAAGTGacctaaacatttatatatacacattactttTGGATAGACTAGgtaaatatattttgtttgtaaGCTAATTATCATAAAGACCTGTTATCAACCTTTGTTGAAAGGTTAATTGAAGCTAGATTTCTCACAGTAGTATCTTATATGATCTTAAggtatttttataataaaaaaataaaataatctaaaCAATCATAAAATAATCCAGGATAAAATATGCAAACTATTAAACAAAAAACTACTTACAGATATAATTCTGTCAGCAACCATCTTACGATCCTCCTGAGTCTTCAGCGATATTCTCTTTTGCAAAATGGCAGTTGTGTAGCGCATTGCAACAGTATTCAGAGCTATCTGAACCACATGATCAAAGTTCCTTTGTAAAAGAAAACAATggaaacaaaattaatgaaaaaacaaaaaattccaGTCATTTCTGTTTTCTCATCTCTATACTTACTGCcatcatcacttttttatttatttccctaaTACTTCCTATACACTCATTTACAGTAACAATTCCAACCAACTCACAGCATGAGCTACATGAAAAGAAAATTGATTGAGCACAATAAATTCAGCACAAGTTATATGAAACGAATAATGACTGAGCATCATAAACCACACATACTTCTGGTACAGGTGCTGGTAATCTGTGAAATAATCAGAGAGTGTGAGGCAGATGGTGTCCATGGGCTCAGTGTTATTAAGCCACCGTGGAGTCAACAGAGTATTAAACTGTTCCTGAAGATCAACCAATGCCTCTTCGAGTAGATGATCGCACAAGAGCTCTCTCAAACGCTGCAACGGTGACAGAGCCAACAATGTGATTTTATTCTGGCTTAAGGGGTGATGTAATGTGATGAAATTTTTAAAGGAAAACCATTTATATTCACCAAACaagactgattttttttctatgaagaTTTATAAAATCATCATGCACTGCTAGTTTTTACATAAAATAAAGATATTGCACTGTTGCAAACACAACTTGATATTCATGTGAtatattacaatttttttctttttatatgccAGATAGTTGGACTTAAACCAACACCCTTTTCTTCACAACAGAAATACTTTACATATAGTATTTTCTATATAATATGGTAACATTTACTTTGTTCATAAATCCTTTACCTGGTATACGGTCAGCAGAGCATCAAATTCGGTGGCTATTTTCGCATCAGTCTGAGTTGATCCTCCTGGCTTCCAAAACTGAGACTTAATATCAAGCATCACACCCACTAATCCTTGACAACCATTAGCCAGAGCAATGTTATAGGTTGTGAAGTATTGGATCTTgggggaaaatatgaaaaaaaattattaagttTTGCAGTTAGAAAAAACTCTTTATCCTATCACAGAGTACTGTACAGCAAGGCATGCAGACAATGACATACCCAGCACATCTGCTTATAAATCAATAGTGGCGTATGTATGACTCAAAGTCACTCTCAAATAATACTATACCTTTGATCTGTCACTGTAATAGGTGTCCTTGTATCTTGTCACTGCAGTCTGGAATTTGGCTGCAAAGAGACGAACTTGCACCAAGCTTGATATCAGGACTTGAACTTGCACCTCAGGGCTGTCAGTGCATCATGAGGCAAAGAAAAGCATGatatatagtttgtttgtttgtttaggctgaatgttttattatcagtaccattttaTCATTGACCTTTCATTTATCCCAATTCTATATTCATCATTTTTAATAATTTATTACTTTCTATAATAACTTTAAAATGATATCTGCAAAATAAAGCTTCAATCATTTCCTCACCTTATGGTACCAGCTACTTCCAGGTTCTGACGGATCATGTCATGAATTAGCTGCGGGAGTTCTGTCTTATAATGGGACTCGGAATCTTGCTGAGGTGGTTCATCACGgtaccactccttctcctccaactctaAGGCTCGACCCATCCATGAGTCATAGTTGTTGTTAACATTCTGTGAAAGATAAATGCAATATAATTCTGGAGGTTGAAGGCCTTTCTTAGAATGAAAACTAGATGATCCAGAAAAGTGAAAAAGTAAAggaagacaagaacaaaaaaattagAGTAAAAGAGCGTAAGAgggcaaaaaaaaagcaaacaaacacaccagcATAGGCAAAAATATATTAACTcacgacagaaaaaaataaacactacaAACCTGTAGGTACTTTGATATGAGGTCCTCTAGTACTTTATTCTCCAGTAAAGGCCCCAGCTTTGCCACATTGATATTCAGCTGGGGATGAGACATGAGTTCCTTCCCACCATATACATTCAGCACCCATGAGAGGAGAGTCACATATTCATTATCCTCTAGGCCTCTTTCGACTATCTCAACCAGCTGCAAACAAATACCAATGTGCAGATATAACTGGAGTTACAACCTATTGATTCTTATCCAAAACAATTAGGAGAAAGAAATTATGTTACAATAAAGTAAAACATCTACAAACAATACTTGAATACACTAATACTAGATTTTTCATCAGAACTtttgagtatttggagatgtttaTCAGAGTTTAATGATTCCAAGGCACTACATACATGGTTAGACAAGCTCTTATGGTACATCTGAACGTATCTGTTGACAATGTCATAGTGTGGAGGGAAGCATGGCACACACAATGACTTGATAACTTTCATGTCCTCTAGCAGAAGTAGTCGAATAACCTGTGGGGTAAAAAGAGATTGTGTATGATAACCATCCTTAGCAGATTCATCCTTCAAAACATGTAAGTGTAAAACTTCTAGGAAaatatctttcattttatcttctcTACACTGAAGAAAATGGTTCCCTATCCTCTACAGAACTGGAAATATAACCTCAGCAATGAGTTCAAGAAAAAAGAGCTGCATTTTAGAGAGATATCAGTAAGGAaatgattattcatattattgttttaaGTACTGTttcaaaaggaaacaaaatggaTTACATAAACCTATACAGCTTTGAAGAAGTGAATTTTGGGGAAAGGTtgaaaattttatatgtatataaacattatatatgtatatatatatatatatatatatatatatatatatatatatatatatatatatatatatatacatatacatatacatataaaacaatgaatacaaaagaaaaaaacatcaacacacCTCCAGATGCTTAATCAACCAATTTTTACTTGTCTCTCTGTCCTCAAACTGTCCTCCTTCAATACGTTGTGCAGCTGAACTCTCCAAGACGGCAAATGCCTTCTCTCGCCACTTCTTGGGGCGCCTGGGAGGTAGGAACCCTGATCCTTTCTGGCGCTGAGAGACGAGGGAATGAAAATGGGTTagaagaggaggcaagagaaggaCCATCACTgtaatcactcttattatcaaaCATGTATGAATCATAAGACTGAAATACTGAAGAAAAAAACTGATTCTGATgacataaatgtttatgtatctaaaactgaataatcaatatcattatgatgtgCAGCTGCATTTACCTAACCCATTTCTAGAACATAGCTGCTTAGGCCTATACTTCTAAAAgccttgtatatatacaaacatgcaatgtgctaatcatacatacatacatacatatatatataatacatacacaaacacacacacacacagacacagacacacacatacacatacacaaaaagcacatatgatatctttatctttatatcctGTATACAAACAATATTGTTAAAACTGAGTTACCTGCAAAGCTGACTGATCAGTCATTTCCTCACGTTCAACAATTCTCAGTGCAGTAACAATCTGGGTAGGTTCCTTTCTGACGGTGTTTAGAGTGCGCTGCAGGATAATCCAAACTTGTTTCCCTGAAAATGAACTCTTGTCTTAGAACATCTCTTCTTACAGCCAAGGACACAATATTTATATGATGAGTGGGATATCACAAATTTTTCAATTACCATAAAATAGAAaacaatttattaaataaaaatcaaacccaATTCAGGGAAAAACACACCAAGATCATCAGAGAGCTTCTGCACATCGGCAAATGACTCTTTCAGAACGCGTGTATCGTTTGGATTTTGATGAGGGAGTTTGTGCAGTTCAAAGAGCAACTCATCTCGGCTATTCTCCAAGTCCATCAGGCACTGAAAAAATTCCACATGTATCATTTTAAGAACATGCTTGAGCGGATCAATTTCAAGACTTATTTCAACTCTACGCAATCTAACAACTCTTCTCTAACAATACATGGCTGAATAATGTAAAAAACGTTTCATCTACATCAAACAACTTCCATACATAACTATGAAAGACCATCAATAACAAACCTGGTGAGCATATAGTAGCTTCCCATCATTAATCCACTTATAAGTTTTCTCAACAGACTCGGGTACAGTGAAGATGTGTTTGAGGTTCTCCATGGCAGCCAAATATTGTGAGTACCTGACATACTCCTCACGGCACTCATAAAGTTGATTGCTTAGTTCAGGCACACGAACTAAGCTTGTTTCTATTTCAGCCATCCTGCAGCAATTAATTAGATTTcttaaaaagggaaaattgaaTAATTCAAAGAAAAAGATACACCTAAAAAaatatgctatctatctatctatctatctatctacctatctacatctctatatctatctctgtctatttatctatctttctatatatatacacacacatgcattctttATGTTTAATCAATGTACAAATATTATTATACCTATATCCTTTTATGACTTTGAGCATATTGAATTAATACTTgccctgtctttatctctttgaGGTCTGTCAGGGCTGCCTGTAGTTGGCCTAAACCAGTACGGACTCCATCAAGCTGGCTTTGCATGGCAGTCTTCAACATGGCCTCAACAGATGCCTGTTGGTAACATATGTTTATAACTGCATTCACATATTTAATCTTTCATCTCATTATGTATTTACCAATCTCTCTACATCTTTTTTTAACTGATGTAGAGTTCATAGAAGCAAATGTTTAGTGTGTTGCTGTACCACTTCTGTGTTGGATTGTGAGGATTAACTCTACACCTAAAATGTATCACTTTCCTCACAAAGGTTTTAAATTTCAGTTTCATAGTCTGGGGATTTCAGGACAGGCTTACTGatgtatagttatttatttatctatttatttattttattttattttattttttttttacatcatcccAAAATGCACTTTATTAGTATAAATAACATATCACTagtatcttttttttgtatgacaagaaaaaataacaaaatatatataaataaaaatatgaaaatatatagctGAATtaaagtgaataaatatatattcacttgtCAAAGATCAAAGTATTCTgaaacaaatttatataaatacaataagaaaTGGAACTTTAAGCTTCTATTCCAAATGGGACAATTGAAGTTCCAAAGCAATAACTTTGTAGCTCACAATCTAGTACATAAGAAAATGAATTGTACCTTCTTCCTCTGGACTCGTCTCCTATACTGGTCAACCTTTTGCAACTGGTCTGGCCGCTGGAGCATATTTGCCACCAGAAGAGAGGCTCTGGCAATAGCCTCAGACTCTGCTTCACCAACATCCATTTTTTAGTTATTCTACTAAGCTGTAAGGCAAAAGAATGTACATAAGATGATTTAATATTCACAAAGTATATAGGCCATAATAAGGtaagatattaagaataatattaaCTTCTCAATTGCACAATAAAAATTTTCAATCAAGGTTAAACATGTTTGGTTTAGATCTTTACACTGTAGTGCAACAAAGTGGTAAGTcctggtaatattgatgattcaGCCAAATTAGAACCTCAAATTCAAAGCGTACATGTGATTGATGAAAATACTGTTTTTATGTATTCTTTTAACTGAATTCCTTGTTTTGTTAACCCCCATCCACAAGATTTCTTGGTGGAAGGGAAGAGCTGGATCAGATTGccataaaaaaaatctgcaaaaatTGGTTACATTGCCTATTTTGCTTCCTAtaaatgcattttattttttaaaaagtatttataaaaaataaataagtatacaaaaaaaatcaaaaggctgTAGAGCACAATATAAATAGATTGGAATATGCAAATGGTATTTGATATATATCATTAAGATATAGTTTATTTTGCAAAGAAATAAAACTATAGCAAAGATAGTGGCACTATCTAGACTGGTGTAGTGTCTCACGATCAAAGCAGTCTCAAATTCTGTTGGTGGTCTGGCAAAGACAAACAACCGTCTTTAATAAAGGAACTTGATACAATATCCCAGTAAATTTGGAAAAGGTGCCTGACAACAATTTTCTAATAACTCTCATCATGTTTAAAACGCAAATGAATTATAGCTATGTTACTGTCCTTGTTACCCAGTGAGAGAATAATATGCAACAATGAAACTGCAGGGTAAAAGTGAAAGGTTGAGGCCAATTATCTAATAATCCAGCTATTGCAATAAACATTGGCCATAATTAGAGGGCTGTGCCCCCTTAACTCCCCTTTTATAAAGATCTGCTACCTTCTACTCCCTCCTGGTCTGCAAAATCATCACTCTTTATTCTGGTCTGTTTGGGGTTGAGCAAATACTTTGGTGACAAACGTTCTCAGTCCTTTGGGGGTCTCACTAGCTAAACACTCTCTcaagttattttttattgcttgGCAAGGTAAGATTCTTCTATACCCAACAAATCCAAAGCCTTTTCCTTGTTATATCAGTGTATTGTGTATATCATACCCTCCCTATTTATCAGGGTCAATTTCATTGTTATCGTTTGTTTCCATGGATTGAAAGTATTATATCTGGAAATTAAACATCAAAGGAAAATCGAATGAACCGAATTTCATAAGCACTGGCATTTGGAAGCCTTTGCACAGAATGACTCAGATAATGTTCCAAAAGTTTTGTCTGCAAATCATGAAAGTTTCGTCACTGTGCATTTTAATTCCAATTACCTAATAGATACTAGAGTAATACAATCTCATATATTCTTATCCATATAAGAGAACATTCGGACACAACATTTTCATTAAACAATTACCTTTTGTTCCCGAAATCAATCAAAAATCAAAGAATCTCATTTTCTCAGATTGGATGACACTTTACAGAGGAACACTCCCACCATTGTGGAGAAACGTAAATACtcgaaattattttgattttagatTATTCATCTAGTATTAAGTGTAATTCATTTCTATGtttaattatataatatttatgactGCAATATAGtgcttttttatctatatgtaactttaatgataagtaaaatattttttttaattcggaAATTTGGATTCCAATTTAGGCACATGAGTGTTCGAAACCGATTATGACGACAGAacttcatattattttcattatatatcttaCTGTATGGCAATATCTGTGTACCAGTATACGTTGATAACTATGTTTCCATTTCTTATCTTGCTGAAAATATCAATAAACTCATATAATAAGGACTCTTAACATAAAAAGAAACATCGCCACAGCAGCTCGCGTCCGGACGTCGAAGGTTTATGTCTAAAAGAATAACATCTTGGGTCAGAATTGTCGCTATTTCGCATCCTTTTTGCAACTTTATTGGTCTGATAAGTGCATAGAGCTATATTGATTCTGTAAGTTGTACACAAGGTTACCGTGTCTGTATAAAggaaatgtatatgcataagtaaagATGACAGTAGTATGTGAGTTTACCGGCAGCCGGTCTCATTGAGACTGACAAACGGACTGGTGGATTCCTCTCACTAACCAAGTATGGCAATTTCTCTGGTACCCTTAATGAcctctgctattggggccaagattGTCGCcaatgtgaggggggggggttctgaacAATAATTTCTTTATACTTGGAaagtatattatgcatatttatgGGCTCATTAGCGCCCTGGGCATTcttattgagattgagattgagagagtgagagaaatccatTGATACCAAAATTGTCTTGATCAGGCAGAACTGTTCTGTAAATTTACCGAAACTTATAGCAAGATTATATATAATGAGTACTTCTAGTATTCAGTAGtcattaaaaaagtaaaatagttcTTATGGAACAAGGTATTCAAATGAATATTAGCAATTGAGTGATTGCAACTAACTTCAATTTCTTGTGATTCACATTAACATTTCTCAGTTTTTAGCAGTATTTTTTTAAGTAATGGTAATTTTACACAATAATTTTGCATACTGGTTTGTGATTATTTTGGTAAgttggattcctctcattctctattgTCCAAATGTAAATAAATTATTGCACAGAACCCCCCATTAGCGACAGTCTTGCCCCCGATAGCAGGGatgggcatgaaaggtaccagggaaattgcagggtagaatatgaataagatacacagaatcagtcattatttgtctaatgcaggggctATACCCCTTGTGACACCCCCACCCCTGCATTGGGTACTGCTGTACTGCTAACCCCTgaccaggaaaacaaagaatcatcCACATATTCACAGCAGAAGAGAGCGTTGAACAGACTTGGTATTGAGCGCACCTGCATGCCAGTCACGTGGAGAATTCTATGTTTTATTGGGCAGGTGTTGGTGGGCACAGCCCCCCACATTAGACATAGTGACTgaatctgtgtatattattcGATTTTAATCCGCAATTTCTCTGGTACCTGTCATGCCTTCTCTTGCTATCTAAGCCAAAAATGTTAGGGTTTGGGGTGTTTCTGTGTAAAATTTCAATATATTTGGAGACTAGAGAGCAAGAGGAATTCATTGATACCAGAATCATTGCAAACCATTATGCGGAGTTATTGTGTAAAATTACCTAGGTAATTACATCATACAAGTCTTTTTCCAATTTTTATAATACAaacatctctttatctttctaggAAAAacacaagatgatgatgatattcgtaGTTCTCATCTTCCTATTGGCATTTATATTAATGCGCATAGGATATACCCTGTATGTCATGAATTGCTGCAGTGACAAACCCATATATGTACAAAGGTCCATCAAGTCGCTTGTAGTATTAGGGTCAGGAGGTCACACTGGGGAAATGCTCAAAATCATTCGTGCACTGGATGTATGCCGCTACAGCCCAAGAGTGTATGTGGTTGCTGCAACTGACACTGTTAGTCTGAGACGTCTGCAAGATATGGAGAAAGAGTTTAAGGTTTGTGGATATCTTCTACAGTGAATGCACTTATAAAACTGCTGGAATTATGATATGGAATTATAATTATCTGATGTATtgagttatattattatttgtattattttatgaGAATGTCTACCCTGAAGTGCATTTTGTTGCCATTTTTGTCTTAGTGACCATgaactttatttgttatttgcatTGTTTTAGACTAAACTGGACTGCATAAGTAAATTCTTAAGCTTTTAtcacaaaaaagtaaaagtatgTTGTCTTTACAGGAGTACAGGAAGATGTAGATATGCAGCAGATCTGTTGATTTGGCAAAATATACAGTCTTAGAACCAAAGTTTATGGGAAAACAGGAGGTGTATCAGTAAAAGTATAAACTATAAGTGCAAATGATTCTTAATGAAAAAGATACTTCATTCCAGGAAAGAGCCAAAGGACCTGATGAAGAGGACCAATATGTAGTTGAGATTGTGCCAAGATCACGTGAAGTGGGTCAGTCGTGGCTGTCAAGTGTATTCACAACTGCTTGGGCCTTTGTCTTCAGCATGCTTATCGTTTTTCGCCATCGGCCATCACTCCTGCTCACCAACGGACCAGGAACATGTGTTCCAATTTGCATTGCTGCTTTCATAATGAGAGTTTTGTGCCTGAGTCAGATTCGTATTGTGTTCATAGAGAGTCTGTGCCGCgtgctgtctctctccctctcaggcAAGATTCTTTATAGGGTTGTTGATGATTTCTTTGTACAGTGGCCACAGCTTAAAGCTAAGTATCCAAGGTCTATATACATGGGTCGTTTGGTGTAAGTTAAGGATTCTTAGTGAGTATGTGATTTATACATGATATTGTCTTTTGAGAATCTAAGTGCCTTGTGAAGTATATTTGTCACTGATCTCATAGAATACATGTAATATAGGGCAACAATTTATTTTGATTCCTCTCGTTTTCTTGTGGAGTTGGTATGAGAATCAAATCAAAAGGCTCAGTTTCAATAGTAGCCAGAAAATTTCACCAGAAGCAGGGGGTACTGGATAAGAAGTATATGTTTGATATTGACACATTTTTTGTTATGACTTTTTCCAGAAAAAATAGATCTAGATGCAAGAAAATCCACCTGAAAATGGAGAAAATACACTTCTAAAACACCAAAAGACCTAAGTGATTGCTTGTAGCTAGTCCCTTCAGTGGTAAAACTATTAGGTATGTCTTAGCAGACAGGAGCCActaaatatgaatacatttttttAACTACTGATAATTTTTTGACATTACAGTAGTGTTAGTCAGTTGAATTTCCCATTATATTGGCCTAACACCCAAAAGCCCGATTGATTTATGAGGAACCGCATTAAGAAATAATGGTTTGGTTTTCTTAAACTAAAATTGcaagtatttgtatatttattttcatattaactTATCAAGATTTAATTTTTGATAATATTTGAGTATTACCATCATGTTAGGTGGGCACACATTTTGACTGTTGTGTTATTTATTGTTGACAGCCTGGTTGAGTTTATTATAAGTGTATGACAATTATTTTGTACTGAATATACGTACATGTTGCAGagtttttacaatatatataaatgctgaaATAACTTGGTTGTCAATTTGCCTTTTATTGTAGAATTATTATCTGTTTTACAATCCACTGTATTCAGGTGTACATTCCTTCTCAAGAAGCATGTGACAGTCTACTAAACACCACATATTATAATTTAAGAGTTAAAGTAGCAACATCATAAAGCAAGTTAACTGTCAACTACCAATTAGAAGGATCCACGTGTCTCCTATTGCATGGATAGGAATCATGTGCCTGAACTGTAATGtcaatatctttctttatttttgataatgatgataatgacaagagacAATTAATTTAAAAGTAAGTAATAAAAGTGATTgctgaatatgcatatataatttaacATGGGTACTTACCATGCGCATTGTCCACGgacattttgttttattaattttatacaAAAGGGGCTTCTCAGGTAATTACTAACCAGTTTACCTTATTACTTAAATTTtcaaatatatttgttttattatgcatattattatcagtattattggggaaatgtaattaatgataataacactaataagaataataaaatttcTTTCTGAAAAATCATGGAATTAGGTAAATAAATGAGGTCAGAGAGGTCTAGCAATTGACTCCTTGGTAACTAATATGCTTCAGGAACTATTTATGTATGAACTAATTTAATTACATAAAAAAGACAGTGgacaatgtatatattcatgcattccCAGGAACAGTGGGCTAAGTATAAGTGTATTGTTTATCTGTAATTGTAAGTGAGCAAGTGTCGgaatttttccctctctatcaatTCCAAAACTGTCCTTCGTTCTGCTCCCCTCCCATCTGTCCTAGGTCGATACCAAACCTTCAGAATACACCTCTTCAACTCTCCCAACGCTTTACACTCCATCTCCTgctgcacagtcttcttcatcATCTACCCCCTCCACTCTTATTATCCTTCCCTTTACCTTGCTTATTGTtgtcgtgggagggcttaggagacaaaGAATGAGGCCCAATGTAGGGCCCTATCCTGGGCCTCAGCCCTCACtgcaactaattttgcatggtctcttctcccttttctatatcttcttcatcaccttcttctgtcccattcctaaggtgtaagagccgcattgaaagaatgaaaggctggctttgtgtcagtcatgaacggcctccaggagccatgggcacagtattctcTTGTTTAAtagcctagcccttaccccttttgagtaccctgaggggtggaccgtttcttttcccccaTTAATTCAGGCTCACGATGGCCAATAATGAAGGTTTTTTCCCCTCAATAGGGAcattgaggcttgccccttcatcaactagcctatctgaattcGATTTTCCAACCCCTGCCCCTTCTTTGACCATGACTCTGACCACTGATAgtaatccccctccctcacaacgTTTGCTGACATTATCCATTGTAAActacccacccaggttattactaaaccagaatgcaccccttcctctcttccaacattctcccctcactctctgacTTCACAGTCTTCTTAACtgtctactccctcttcccttgtcactattcttcattcttattgtcctccctccccccacacagaactactccactccataacaccccatcttcctctcaccctcgtccttctactgcctctacctctgcaaaccttttgagtactctcaaGTAGGCAAAGTTACCTACAGCAGTCGCTCCGATCattcacgccttgtcacagttatcagaatcccaagctcgtgcaaTATTTAACTGACCTCAATGGCAAACACATTCCTGCTGAATTTCATCCCTCTCTTAATACTGCTACTGGaattgtttcttttcctctaaaTGCTTGTCATATCTACAAAAAgaattggtcagactgtgaaaatggcCTACTTActgccttgctgattatgatgcagtggcagtccagtgctacactattcctcccagagacCAGCATAAatcccatgtcaatattgccaagattagcttctgtagacatgacctccctCATGAACTTTATATTATCGGATTGTCCTATCATGTCCGACCATACAGACCCCTTCcttgtcagaaatgttggcatttttgCCACCTAGACAAACTCGCTCCACGGCCCTCTACCCTGTGTGTGCCCAAATTGGTCATCacttcaaattgccctgctcagtcacgtacatgtcCGAACTGttgagactcccataatgtattttatagaaacTGCCATGTCTATAAGCTCGAATGTGAGGTAATAGTCCTCAGATTCAAGCTAGACCTCACTCTACATGAGGCCAGGCAGGAAGAATGACGACGAGGTTTTTTTCTCAacattccaaaacagtccttcgctctgcccctccccccatcttaaTAAGATATTTCTGCAACAACTCCAACATCTCTTCCTATACCCCA
It encodes the following:
- the Sec6 gene encoding exocyst complex component 3: MDVGEAESEAIARASLLVANMLQRPDQLQKVDQYRRRVQRKKASVEAMLKTAMQSQLDGVRTGLGQLQAALTDLKEIKTGMAEIETSLVRVPELSNQLYECREEYVRYSQYLAAMENLKHIFTVPESVEKTYKWINDGKLLYAHQCLMDLENSRDELLFELHKLPHQNPNDTRVLKESFADVQKLSDDLGKQVWIILQRTLNTVRKEPTQIVTALRIVEREEMTDQSALQRQKGSGFLPPRRPKKWREKAFAVLESSAAQRIEGGQFEDRETSKNWLIKHLEVIRLLLLEDMKVIKSLCVPCFPPHYDIVNRYVQMYHKSLSNHLVEIVERGLEDNEYVTLLSWVLNVYGGKELMSHPQLNINVAKLGPLLENKVLEDLISKYLQNVNNNYDSWMGRALELEEKEWYRDEPPQQDSESHYKTELPQLIHDMIRQNLEVAGTISPEVQVQVLISSLVQVRLFAAKFQTAVTRYKDTYYSDRSKIQYFTTYNIALANGCQGLVGVMLDIKSQFWKPGGSTQTDAKIATEFDALLTVYQRLRELLCDHLLEEALVDLQEQFNTLLTPRWLNNTEPMDTICLTLSDYFTDYQHLYQKNFDHVVQIALNTVAMRYTTAILQKRISLKTQEDRKMVADRIISEAAKLSTVFEQAAPDLAKFDSPCEVMKSLAEVIKVSDVEFLGLELHRLLRRYPDMTSDHLTALLLLRGDLGRLDVRQRVAEIMEEMRTQRTGPAPKSIFSHIVISTSLFT
- the LOC113824022 gene encoding UDP-N-acetylglucosamine transferase subunit ALG14-like isoform X1, encoding MSKRITSWEKHKMMMIFVVLIFLLAFILMRIGYTLYVMNCCSDKPIYVQRSIKSLVVLGSGGHTGEMLKIIRALDVCRYSPRVYVVAATDTVSLRRLQDMEKEFKERAKGPDEEDQYVVEIVPRSREVGQSWLSSVFTTAWAFVFSMLIVFRHRPSLLLTNGPGTCVPICIAAFIMRVLCLSQIRIVFIESLCRVLSLSLSGKILYRVVDDFFVQWPQLKAKYPRSIYMGRLV
- the LOC113824022 gene encoding UDP-N-acetylglucosamine transferase subunit ALG14-like isoform X2; translation: MMMIFVVLIFLLAFILMRIGYTLYVMNCCSDKPIYVQRSIKSLVVLGSGGHTGEMLKIIRALDVCRYSPRVYVVAATDTVSLRRLQDMEKEFKERAKGPDEEDQYVVEIVPRSREVGQSWLSSVFTTAWAFVFSMLIVFRHRPSLLLTNGPGTCVPICIAAFIMRVLCLSQIRIVFIESLCRVLSLSLSGKILYRVVDDFFVQWPQLKAKYPRSIYMGRLV